A window from Kwoniella pini CBS 10737 chromosome 1, complete sequence encodes these proteins:
- a CDS encoding tubulin gamma chain, producing MGREIISLQAGQAGNQIGAQFWQKLCAEHGITPQGNLEEWAQDGSQGDRKDVFFYQADDEHYIPRAILIDLEPRVINNILSSPFKGLYNPENIFVSKDGGGAGNNWAQGYSAGERLYDDLIEMIDREADGSDSLEGFMLLHSIAGGTGSGLGSYLLERLSDRFPKKLIQTYSVFPETSDVVVQPYNSILAMKRLVNNADSVVVLDNAALTRIAADRLHVQDPSFVQTNQLVSTVMAASTTTLRYPSYMNNDLVGIISSLIPTPRCHFLMTSYTPFTGDEIDHAKATRKTTTLDVMRRLLQPKNRMVSTISTKSSAYISCLNIISGDVDPTDVHKSLLRIRERQLANFIPWGPASIQVALTRKRGGPPGGPNSNRVSGVMMANHTSINSLFKRMLHQYDMLRKRNAFLEQYKKEEIFANGLDEFDDARRVVAELQEEYVAAESPDYIDYGAGADNHVGR from the exons ATGGGCAGGGAGATTATATCTTTGCAG GCCGGTCAAGCTGGTAATCAGA TCGGTGCTCAG TTCTGGCAAAAGCTTTGTGCAGAACACGGTATAACCCCTCAAGGTAATCTTGAAGAGTGGGCTCAAGATGGAAGTCAAGGAGATAGGAAAGATGTTTTCTTCTATCAAGCGGATGATGAACATTATATACCGAGAGCTATCTTGATAGATTTAGAACCAAGA GTGATCAACAATATTCTTTCATCACCTTTCAAAGGCTTATATAATCCCGAAAATATATTCGTTTCGAAAGATGGTGGAGGTGCAGGAAATAATTGGGCACAAGGATATAGTGCAGGAGAAAGGttatatgatgatttgatagaGATGATTGATCGAGAAGCAGATGGTAGTGATAGTTTAGAG GGATTCATGCTTCTCCATAGTATAGCAGGAGGAACAGGATCCGGTTTAGGATCGTATTTACTGGAAAGACTTTCTGACCGATTTCCTAAAAAACTCATTCAAACATATTCAGTTTTCCCAGAAACGAGTGACGTCGTGGTTCAACCGTATAATTCGATATTAGCTATGAAGAGATTAGTCAATAATGCAGATAGTGTAGTGGTTTTGGATAATGCTGCTTTGACAAGAATAGCAGCGGATAGATTACATGTTCAAGATCCAAGTTTCGTTCAAACAAATCAACTT GTATCAACGGTTATGGCGGCTTCGACTACTACGCTGCGATATCCATCATACATGAATAACGATCTCGTCGGAATTATATCGAGTCTTATACCTACACCTAGATGTCATTTCCTTATGACATCCTATACGCCGTTTACAGGGGATGAGATAGATCAT GCCAAAGCTACACGTAAAACCACCACACTAGACGTAATGCGTCGACTTCTTCAACCAAAGAATAGAATGGTTTCTACAATctcaacaaaatcatcagcttataTATCGTGTTTAAATATAATATCTGGTGATGTAGATCCAACAGATGTACATAAAAGTTTGTTACGTATAAGAGAAAGACAATTAGCCAATTTCATACCTTGGGGACCTGCAAGTATACAAGTTGCTTTAACACGTAAGAGAGGTGGTCCACCAGGAGGTCCAAATAGTAATAGAGTTAGTGGAGTAATGATGGCTAATCATACTAGTATAAATTCT CTCTTCAAAAGAATGTTACATCAATATGACATGTTACGAAAAAGAAATGCCTTTTTAGAACAATataagaaagaagaaattttcGCTAATGGTTTAGATGAATTCGATGATGCTAGAAGAGTTGTAGCTGAATTACAAGA GGAATACGTCGCAGCTGAGAGTCCAGATTATATAGATTATGGAGCAGGAGCAGATAATCATGTGggtagatga